From the genome of Arthrobacter alpinus, one region includes:
- a CDS encoding helicase-associated domain-containing protein, with amino-acid sequence MGQALTLLESTLPAAVDHFLLRGDLTAVAPGYLLPELAAELALLAHPEGRGMAAVFRFSAASLNRVLAVGYTADGILGFLTRHASTPVPPGLHYLNQDCAPVNAPANAARQRPTEQQGPRSWARQAAGQAACWRGGCGPWKWQAVPKELLVWPR; translated from the coding sequence GTGGGTCAGGCATTGACGCTGCTGGAAAGCACACTGCCGGCAGCGGTGGATCATTTTCTGCTCCGAGGTGACCTCACAGCGGTGGCGCCCGGATATTTGCTTCCCGAACTTGCCGCTGAACTGGCGTTGCTGGCCCACCCCGAGGGCCGGGGCATGGCTGCGGTGTTTCGTTTCAGCGCTGCATCCTTGAACCGGGTCCTGGCGGTCGGATACACCGCCGACGGCATCCTGGGGTTCTTGACCCGCCACGCTAGCACCCCGGTCCCGCCAGGCCTGCACTACCTGAACCAGGATTGCGCCCCAGTCAACGCCCCAGCCAACGCCGCCCGGCAACGGCCCACGGAACAGCAGGGGCCACGCTCCTGGGCGCGGCAGGCGGCGGGCCAAGCAGCGTGCTGGAGGGGCGGCTGCGGGCCATGGAAGTGGCAGGCGGTGCCGAAAGAACTTCTCGTTTGGCCCAGGTGA